ATTAACCGTCGAATGTGCTTCTTCAGCCACTTTCATTGCATTGCCACTTTCATAATTTTCAAGAATGGTAACGTATTCCCAGATCCGGTCCATTACTTTTTTGTCTTCCAACAGGATGTTGTTTTCCATCCGCTGGAGGTGTCTTTGGTTTTCAATTCTTGACTGGTCTAAACTTGTCAGTGTGCTTTCAATGGCTTGTCGAAGTTCTTCCTGATCCCTGAAATTGGTTAGGGTGGAGTCTGTGCTTATTTCCTGAGGAATTTGTTGGGCTAAAACTTGCCCTTCTGTTTGCGTTTCCTCATCCGTGATTTTATTGTCCTCTCTGGGTCTGGAAAAGAAGTCTCTTAACCTGGCAAAAAAGTTTTTCTTTTCCTGTTTAATATCTTCCGGGGAATAGCTGAGTGAATCAAGGGCAATCTGGTTAACGGGGTTTTGATCAGGCGTTCCGGCTAAAGGGGGTTCTTCAGTAACCAGGATAATCTCATCAATGGCTTTTTCATAGAAGACCGACCGTTGGTCTTGTTTTTTGAGTTCGATAAACTGCTCAAGTAATTTTGTTTTGTTCAGTAACTGGATGTTAACAGAATCAATGGTTTGTAAAAAGAAATCATCTTCTGCGGCCAATTCATATAAGGAATCAACCATCTCATTTATCCTTGAAAGTTCTTCAAAGTATTCGTCCAGGTGAACTTCCTGCTCGTCAAGGGTGTACGACCTGATATTGCTCTCCGCCTGATATATGGAAGAGATTATGTCGTGCAGCATTCCAATGCGGGGGTTAGGCCGGGCCAGGGCATCCGATGATTGGGTAAGTTGCCTGAAACTACTGAAAGAAAAGTAAAGAATCGATGAAATCAGGATAACAATCACCACATAGCTCAGTAATACTTTTGCTTTGATGTGTTTTTCACCCTTGGTTTGGTTATCCATAGCATTAACTTGTTTTCAATAGATTATTCAGCACCCAAGACAATAAATTTAAGGAATAAATATCAAACACCTTATCTGTATCGATAACTTGCTCTAAACATTGCTATTTCTTGCAAATAGTTTGCCTGTTTTATCTCCTGTATTGAAAATCAAGGGTTTCAATTTAAACTGCCTTCTTTTAATGAGGATAATTAGCGGTATTGTGGGAATTATTTCATCAATTCAGGAAGGAAAATCTACAATATTGATTCTTGTGCAAATAATTGTCAGAAAAAGGGAGCACCTAAGATGTTGGACTCCAGCCAGATCAATTTTCTCAGATTTTTTTTCGCTAAGGCACAGTCTTTTCTTGTGAATGATTAATGAACCTGATTAATAACTTAAAAATTAGCGTTATGAAAAAAATTGTTTTCGCCTTCGCGGTTTTGGTTTTAACCGGTTTAACAGGCCTAGCTTCCAATGCTTTCGATGCTTTTTCCAACGAGTCTTTTCAGGAACAATCTCAGGCTTATCAGGACAGGGAATGTTTTACTGAAATAGATGTAAGCCTCCTTCCCGATGCTGTTACCAAAGCGGCCAAAAATGGCCAACCAGATGTAACTCTGGTTTCTGCAGAGGTAAAAGTATTGCCAAATGGTGAAAAGATTTATAAGGTAATGATGAGATCTGAAGAAAAGGGTCTTTTTACCTGGACTTTTCATGCCGATGGAAAGGAATATATGAAAGAAGAGAAAAAAGAAGAGAAGAAAGAATAATTGAATTCCCGTTCCTTGTTTCCCCTGAAAAAGAAGAGGCCTTCCCTAAAGAAGTGACCCTCTTCTTTTTTTCAAAATAACCTTGGCTTCATTTCAACAAGGTAATTCATCAAGAATAGTTAATCTGCAAATATCTCAAGAACGGGAAGTGCCCTGTTGCTGAAATTCCAGAAGGCCTGATTTTCCCAGGTGGAGCCATTGGTGGAGTTCTCACCCATATAGCTGATCCATTCTGCGCCCCAGTAACAAAATCCCTGGCCATCTTCCACATCCAGCATCAGCTCCTTGATACGCTTTACATAGGCCTGCTGACCTTCGGGGGTGGCAGGAAATTCGCTTAATAGTTGATTGCTTTGCCCGATTATATTGTTGGTCCAGTCATTCCACTCCAGCGTAAAGGGGTAGGCGGTCTCGGCAATGAAAACGGGTTTACTTGTCTGGTTGGCGATTTCAGTGAGGCTGGCCTGCAAGGCAATAAGATCTTTGCCGTGCCAGTAGGGATAATAGGATATCCCTGCGATGTCGTAATCGAGGGAAGTGAAGTTTGAGAAAAAATTGCTGGCGTATTCATGCCCGGCATAATGCAGGATGATTTTTGAGGAGGGACTTTGATCCCTGACGGCCTGTATACCGCGGTTGATCAGCTCGCGCATCTGTTCAGGCTGGTCATATCGCCCTTCGGGCCACAACAGCCCGCCATTGATCTCGTTGCCGATCTGGATGTATTCGGGCTGGATCTCACTGGCCACCATCGCGGTATAGGCATAAACACTATCCTTCAGTTGTTCGTATGTGATGCCTTCCCATTGCGCGGGCTTGGTCTGGTGCCCTGGGTCCGCCCAGGTGTCACTGTAATGCAGGGCGATCATCACTTTCATTCCCATTTCTTTGATTTCCTGCGACAGGGCTTTTACCGTGGCAAAGCCTGAGGCAGGACTTTCCGGATCCTTCCAAAGCCGCAGGCGGATGACATTCACCCCGGCATTTTTTAGGGTAACCAGCATATCTTCCTGTTGCCCGTCGGCGTTGCGAATCACCACACCGCTTTGCCTCACCTCGGGAAGGAAAGAAATATCCGCGCCTTTGATTTCCAGCACCGGCCCTTCCGGTACATCCGGCCCATCGTCATCAGAACAGGAAACAAATGCAAAGAGCATAAGGAAAAAGGAAAGAAGCAGGTTTTTCATAAAATTTTTTTCCGTAAAGGTAATGAAGCCTGAAAAATTATTGGACTTTCAAAAGGTAATCAGCCGCATAGCGCAGGAGGGGAGCGTCCTTTTTCCCGCTCAGGCTCAGGGTGTCCCAGCCAAGCTGATAGGTTTCAACTGATTTTACCAGTTCAAGGAATGTTTGCTCTAGTTCCATATCGGGACAAGCCATTAGGGTGGAAGCCACTTCTGACATCCTGATGCCATTGCTGTCATTCAGTTCATAGCTTCCCATCAGGTTGTTGCAGCCTGCATTGCCCGCAAAACGGCCTTCTTCCTCGTTGAAGATCAGGATGGGAATGTGGAAGTAAGCATCCTTCATTTCAAAAGGGGTTCCTTTGACTTCAATGAGCCTCCAGGTCCTTCCGGAAAGGCTTTCAGTCACTTTGGGCAGTACATAGTTGGCTGCCAGTTCGCCGGTGATGCGATTGCCTTCGAGGTCCAAATGAAATAACTGGTTTTCCCCCACCTGGTAATGGCCTGAAACGGAAGCGCCCTCAGCCTGATCGAGGGTGATCTTGCTGCCTGCTTCATTCCAGGTGAAACTGCCCCTGGTTTCGATGACCTGCTCATCCTTGCCCAGGTATTTCGTTTGCATTACATAGGTGTTGTCATAGGCCAGCCTGATGACGGTTTCAATGCCTTCGCAATCGGCGCAGGGCAGGATGCCGAAATAAGTGCCTTGCCAATCGAGGGCGTTGCGGCTGGTGTCGCCCACAGGTAATTGGTTATTGGACGAGGTTTTGCCAACTTCCTTGCAGCCGGTTTGAACCAGCCCGATGATGATAAAAGCAAGAATGAACAGGGATTTTTTCATTGAAGGCAAGTTTATTTATATTGAATGGTCAACAAGCCGAAAGCGCCATTTGTTCAGGGTTCCGGCCTTTGATTAAGGCTATATGCTATTTCCTTCAAAGGCAAATACAGTGCCCAAATCAGAAGCGGATGCCAATTATCCCTATATTTGTTATTAGGCTGTCAGTTTGGCAATCTTTTCCATTTTCCTGACTGAGCCCGTTCTTTCTTTTGGATGCCTTCCCCGGGCTTCAAATTTCGGGGCTTTCTGAATCCGCCAATTTCAATTTTGTAAACAAACGATGATATGACCAAAATGGAAAGCATTTCTCCTAACATCTTTGTGAAAGACCTGCCCGCAACCATTGCCTTTTACCAGAAGCTGGGTTTCAGCCTTACGGCTACAGTGCCCGAATCCGGTGACCTGGTATGGGCGATGATGACCTGGGGCGAAGTGACCTTAATGTTCCAGACTTTCGAAAGCCTGGGTGAAGAATTGCCCGAAATAAGCCGCCAGGATGGCGGCTCCTTACTGTTTTACATCAAGGTGAAAAACATCAGGGAATTCCTTGAGAGCATCAAAGATCAGGTGACCGTCCTGAAAGGGCTGGAGACCACTTTTTACGGGGCTACCGAGTTTTCCATCCTCGACAACAACCACTATGTCCTGACTTTTGCCGAAGATGAATAAGCCCCGCATTGGCTGGCCATGAAAGGGATTTGAAACACAAATGTTAACTTCCGGTTATGAATGTAAACGGGACACATTATCGCACGATTTGGGTCAGTGAAACCGACGAACGGGTGATCCGGGCCATCGACCAGCGTTTTCTGCCCCACCGATTTGTAGTGGAGGACCTTCGCTCGCTGAAGGATGTCCTGATCGCCATCCGTGATATGCATGTTCGGGGTGCAGGCCTTATTGGGGCCGCCGCAGGTTTCGGAATGTACCTGGCCGCACTGGAAGCCCCGGAAGATGTTTCTTTCGACCTTTACATGAAGGAGGCCGCTGAACGTCTGAACGCTACCCGCCCCACAGCCGTTAACCTTGCCTGGGCAGTAGCGCAACAACTGGAAGCCCTGCAGGCAGGGGGGACCCCTTCCGGGAAAAGGGCCATTGCCTTACAGACCGCAAAGGCCATTGCTGACAGCGATGCGGAGAGCTGCCGCCTGATCGGCACCCGGGGCTTACCCCTCCTGGAGGAAATAAGCCGGAAAAAAGCCGGAGCCCCTGTGAATATCCTGACCCACTGCAATGCCGGCTGGCTGGCCTTTGTGGATTATGGCACGGCCACCGCGCCCATTTATGCGGCCCTGGAAAAGGGAATTGGTGTCCACGTCTGGGTCGATGAGACCCGTCCGCGCAACCAGGGCGCCAGCCTGACCGCCTGGGAGCTGGGGCAGCAGGGGGTGCCTCATACCATCATCACCGACAATGCCGGCGGACACCTGATGCAACACGGGATGGTCGACCTGGTCATCGTCGGCTCAGACCGCACCACCCATACGGGCGACGTCGCCAATAAGATAGGCACTTACCTGAAGGCCCTGGCCGCCAAGGATAACGGGATTCCATTTTATGTAGCCCTGCCTTCTTCTTCCATTGACTGGCAATTGGAAAATGGGCTGCGGCAGATCCCCATCGAGCAGCGGGGCGCTGAGGAAGTGAAATATATTGAGGGGCTTTGTGATGGGGACATAAAAAAAGTTTTGCTGGCCCCCGAAGGCAGTCCCGCCGCAAACTATGCCTTCGATGTCACCCCCGCACGACTGGTCACCGCCCTCATTACCGAAAGGGGCATCTGCAAGCCCGACAAACAAAGCATCCTCCCTTTATTTCCCGAAAGGAAACACTGATATGGACGAAGGCTACATCAAGTTCAATTGTCATTGGATAAAGGCCGATCCCTTGCCCGGTGAGATGCTTAATGAACTGAACTCCTGGCGACAAAAGTTGTATGACCTTGGCCTGATCGGGATGTACGACAATGGCATCGGTTTTGGAAACCTCAGCATCCGCCACCCCGCTCAGGGCTTTGTCATCACCGGCTCGGCCACCGGCGGACTTCCAATACTTGATGAGCGGCATTTTGTGTGGGTGAATGCATTCGACCTTGAGCAAAATAGCCTTGAATGCAGGGGGCCCGTCATAGCTTCTTCCGAGTCGCTTTCGCACGCGGTGATTTATCAAGCCTCGCCCGAAACCCAAGCGGTCATTCATGTGCACCACCCGCAAGCCTGGAATTTCCTTATTGAAAAATTTCCCACTACGGGCATAGAAGTAAGTTACGGCACTCCCGCCATGGCCCGTGAGATTCTGCTTATTTTCCGCGAAAGCGCCCTGGAAAAGGAAAAGATCCTGTTGATGGGCGGGCATCCCGAAGGCATCATCACCTTCGGCCACAGCCTCGATGATGCCGGGGAAATGCTGCTGAAACATCTGAAAGATTTTTTATAATCCCAAATCCGGAGTATTTTAAGCGCCCAGGTTTTTTAATTCCCGGCTTACTATCTGGATTCGTTTTAGCTTTTGGAAAAATAACCGCAAGAATGGCATTTTTTCTTGGAAGATTTCATGTCAAGGCTGTTTATTTATTTCATAGATAATTAATAAACAATGTTTTATGTCAAATATCCCGATTAAAATTTCTGTTTGTGATAAAGATTTGGATCATTGCAGGAAGGTTGAAAAATCATACCATTCTAATAGTTAATACGGAGTTAATACGGAGTTTGTACGGTTTATACCGAATAAACTCCGTATTAACTATGAGCGAGGTCCCTGGTTTTTAAAAAATGATAAGGGGTATTTTCTGGATTTGTATCCTGTTGTAAGAACCTTTTCTCCCTAAAATATTTATACCTTTTATGGTCAGAGATAAACCAAAAGGAAATCCAGCCAGGCAGTTCGGAGGGATCCTAAATTGGGCAAAGCGTATAAAGAACTTTTTCCCTCCTCCACTTGTTTATCCTTTATAATTATCAAAAAAAAGATTGAAATGAAACTGAGTGCACGTAATCAAATCAAGGGGACCATTACCAATATTGTGATCGGAAGCGTAATGGCCAAAGTTCAGGTGGACATTGGCAACGACAACATCCTCAACTCGATGATCACCATCGACAGTGTAAAGGAGCTTGACCTGAAAGCCGGTGATACGGTGTTTGCGGTCATTAAGTCGACCGAGGTGATGATTGGGAAGGAATAGGAGAGACCCAAAAAAGAACAGCCACTTACAGTTTAAGCTGCGAAGTGGCTGATTTTCTGTGGGCCCAGCTGGGCTCGAACCAGCGACCAACTGATTATGAGTCAGCTACTCTAACCAACTGAGCTATGGGCCCTGGAAAAGGCGTATCTTTGCCTTTTGATTTGGGTCTGCAAATTTACGCAATTAACCCGATTGACTCCAACATTTTTGCTTTTTTTTGCGCTATGGAAAACATCCGCAACATCGTGTTCGATTTGGGCGGGGTACTTTTCAACATCAATTACCAGGCATCCCTCGATGCATTTAAAAACCTTGGCATAAAGGATTTTGACAGGCTATTTTCGCAGGCTTCACAAAATCATTTATTCGACCGTTTCGACCGGGGAGAGATCAGCCCGGAAGGCTTTCGCAATGAAATCCGCCGCTTATCAGGGATGCAGTTTAGCGACCAGCAGATTGATGATGCCTGGAATGCTATGCTACTCGATTTTCCGCCCCACCGCATCGACTTGCTCGAGGGCCTCAGGAGCCATTACCGCCTCTTCCTGCTGAGCAACACCAATGCCATCAATTACCCCGTATTTCAGCAACATCTTAAGGAAAGTCTGGGTCTTGACGACATCGATCACTTGTTTGAGAAGACCTATCTTTCATACCGGATTGGTTTCAGGAAGCCTGAACGAGAAGCTTATGAGCTGATACTGAGGGAGAATGAGCTGGAGGGAGCGGAGACACTGTTTATTGACGATTCACTGCAACACGTGGAAGGGGCCAGGAAAGCGGGTTTGAAGGCTGTGTGGCTTGACCTGACGAAGCTGAAGGTGGCCGACCTGTTTAACTGGCATTACCAGCTCCGTCCCGAGCTGGATGATCTGCTGTAAAATCTGTGGCTGCAATCTCATCAAGCACGCTATACAATGCTTCAAGACTGGGAGCGGTGACCAGCCGCATCCGGTAAGGCTTGAAGTTGTATATGCCCTTAAAGTAGTGGCTGTAATGTCGCCTCATTTCAAACAGGGCCAGCTTTTCACCTTTCCATTCCACCGACTTTTCGATGTGTTTCCGGCAGATAGCAAGCCTTTCCTGCATGTCGGGGGGTGGGGGGATCTTTCCGGCATCGAGGTATTGGCTGATCTCCCTGAATATCCAGGGATTGCCTATGGACGCCCTTCCCACCATGATGCCATCCACCCCATAGTCGTTCAGGGCTTTCAGGGCCATTTCAGGATGGATGATGTCGCCATTGCCAATGATGGGGAGGTGCATCCTGGGATTGTTTTTAACCTCCCCGATGAGGCTCCAGTCGGCTTGCCCCCCGTAAAGCTGGCAGCGGGTACGTCCATGGATGGCCAGGGCAGCAATGCCACAGTCTTGCAGGCGCTCGGCAATATCCACGATGTTCTTGCTTTTCTGGTCATAACCCAGGCGGGTCTTCACGGTAACGGGCAGGTTGATGGCCTGAACGATGCGTCGGGTCATCTCCACCATTTTCGGCACATCGTTCATGATGCCTGAGCCAGCGCCCTTGGAAGCGACCTTACGCACCGGGCAGCCGAAATTGATGTCGACAAAATCGGGCCTGGCACTTGCTGCCACCTTTGCAGCCTCTACCATCGCTTCAATATGGGCCCCAAAGATCTGGATGCTTACAGGGCGTTCTGCTTCATTAATGTCGAGTTTCTGGAGGCTTTTGTCCGCATCGCGGATCAGGCCGTCGGCAGAGATAAACTCGGTATAGACCCAGTCGGCACCCATTTCCTTGCAGAGCATGCGGAACGGGGGATCGGTGACATCCTCCATGGGCGCCAGGATCAGCGGCTGCCGCCTGAAGCTGACAGTGCCGAATTTGCGTGGCTGCAGAATGTTATATGGCTCAGTTGTGGCTTTCAAGATATTCAGTAAGTTTTAGTATTTTTACCGCCCGTAAAGCTTACAAAAATAAACTAAAACGTTCACATGGAAGACAGGGGAGTACTGGGCGGGGCACATCCTGCTGCAAAACTGATCTTACTGGCCTTGCTGGCCCTTGCTGGTATATTCATCACCTTGATTATTGGCTTGCTTGTAGCCATTCCATTTTTCGGGCAGGATATCACCAGCCTGGTGCTCCAGGGTGAGGGGCTCGATCTGAGCGAGAACCTTAACTTCAGCAGGTATTTCCAGACCCTGAGCCACATTGGCCTCTTTGTGGTTCCTGCACTGGCCTTTGCCTTCCTGGTGGGGCGCCGGCCCTTGCTGTATCTTAAGGCATGGAAACGTCCCTTCTGGCAGTCGCTTTTGATATCTGCCGTGATCATGCTCGCCGCCCTGCCATTGGTCAATTATTTGATGGAGGTAAACCTGAAGCTTGATCTGCCACCTTTTCTTGAAGGTTTGGAGGAATGGATGCGTACGGCCGAAGAAGGGGCCGAGGAGGTGACTAAAATGTTCCTGGATGTGAGTTCGTGGCAGGCCCTGTTGTTCAACCTGTTTATGATCGCCGTCATTCCGGCCATTGGCGAAGAGTTTATCTTCCGGGGCATTGTGCTGCGGGTATTGAAGCAGTGGTTTGGAAATATGCACCTTGCCGTTTGGGCCTCTGCCTTGCTTTTCAGCGCTATGCATCTGCAGTTCTTCGGATTCCTTCCACGCCTGTTGCTTGGCCTGCTGCTGGGATATATGTTCGTCTGGAGCCGCAATATCTGGGTGCCGGTCTTTGCTCATTTCTTTAACAATGCAGCAGCCGTGATCTTTTATTATCTGCACTTTAACGGCTACATCAAAATAGACATTGAAGAGGTGGGAATGGGGGCGGGCACCATATATTATGTTTTGGTAAGCGTGGTTTTACTCATCGCACTCTTTGCCTGGTTCAGGAATTATGAGGGCAGACGTGATAAAAGGTTAAGCTTCGATTGATTCCAGGTCTTTCAGCAGCAGGTTGTGATCTGAGGTCTCAATTTTCTTCCCGATAGCCGTCAAGGCCTCCCTGATCTGTTCAAGGGATTTGGTCTTTTTCACCACCATAAAGTCAATACCCCTTCTTTCGAGGCGTTCAAGCACCAGTTGCAGAGAAATCTGGTTGATGTCGAGTGCAGGCTGATAGCCAGTGTCCTTGTTGTTTTCGAGTTGTACTTCGCTTACCAGGTTCACATCGCCAAGGTCGTTCAAAACAGAGCGCACCAGTTTGTTGGGAATTTCAAGCTTATGGGCGATCTGCGAGCTATCGGGCGGCGGCAGGCCATTCTTGAAATGGCTGACCAGCATAAGCATCACGTATACAGAGATGATCTGCTTGTTCAGAAAACTGATATTTTGCGACTCCACATCGAATTCATAGTTCTCGACATTTTGGTAGGCATAGGAAATTTCGGCACCCAGCAAAACCACAAGCCAGCTGATCTGCATCCACATCAGCAGCAGTGGCAGGGCAGCAAAACTACCATAAATGGCATTATAGCGTGAAACCCCGATCTGGAAAAAGATATATCCCCACTGTACCAGCTGGAAGAGGGTACCGGCAATGATACCTGCCACAAGGGCTGAACTGAATTTCACTTTGGTGTTAGGCATCACCATGTATAGGATGGAAAGCATAAGCCAGATCAGCAGATAGGGCACCAGCCGGACCAGAAAAAGCAGCACCGGGCTTAAAAAACTAAGAAACTCAAGATTGTTGCTGAACTGGCTGACCTGGGTGTTAATAAACACCGTTGCCGCACTCGACATGATCAGGAAGAGGGGTGTGATGAACATCATGGCAAAGTAATCGCTCAGCATGCGGGTCCAGTCGCGCGCTTTGTTGACCTGCCATATGTCATTGAAGGAAAGCTCAATGTTGCGCATCACCTGGAAGATGGTATATAGCAAGATGATGAGGCCCACGCCTGCCACCAGGCCACCACTGGTGGTCTGCAGAATGGATTTGGAAAAGCTGAGGATCCAGTGAAGCACTTCTTCCCTGCCTGACAATGCTGTTTCCAGTTGATTCTCCAGAAAGGCGTCGAGGCCGA
The nucleotide sequence above comes from Bacteroides sp.. Encoded proteins:
- a CDS encoding VOC family protein translates to MTKMESISPNIFVKDLPATIAFYQKLGFSLTATVPESGDLVWAMMTWGEVTLMFQTFESLGEELPEISRQDGGSLLFYIKVKNIREFLESIKDQVTVLKGLETTFYGATEFSILDNNHYVLTFAEDE
- a CDS encoding YihY/virulence factor BrkB family protein; protein product: MTKTKKSLGERILKGIHFLEKDIWQIPLRELPRRKYVLIKHLRIFMLALRGFNEDKVAMRASALTYYTLFSIVPFVGLAFGIAKGFGLDAFLENQLETALSGREEVLHWILSFSKSILQTTSGGLVAGVGLIILLYTIFQVMRNIELSFNDIWQVNKARDWTRMLSDYFAMMFITPLFLIMSSAATVFINTQVSQFSNNLEFLSFLSPVLLFLVRLVPYLLIWLMLSILYMVMPNTKVKFSSALVAGIIAGTLFQLVQWGYIFFQIGVSRYNAIYGSFAALPLLLMWMQISWLVVLLGAEISYAYQNVENYEFDVESQNISFLNKQIISVYVMLMLVSHFKNGLPPPDSSQIAHKLEIPNKLVRSVLNDLGDVNLVSEVQLENNKDTGYQPALDINQISLQLVLERLERRGIDFMVVKKTKSLEQIREALTAIGKKIETSDHNLLLKDLESIEA
- a CDS encoding copper resistance protein NlpE N-terminal domain-containing protein encodes the protein MKKSLFILAFIIIGLVQTGCKEVGKTSSNNQLPVGDTSRNALDWQGTYFGILPCADCEGIETVIRLAYDNTYVMQTKYLGKDEQVIETRGSFTWNEAGSKITLDQAEGASVSGHYQVGENQLFHLDLEGNRITGELAANYVLPKVTESLSGRTWRLIEVKGTPFEMKDAYFHIPILIFNEEEGRFAGNAGCNNLMGSYELNDSNGIRMSEVASTLMACPDMELEQTFLELVKSVETYQLGWDTLSLSGKKDAPLLRYAADYLLKVQ
- a CDS encoding TOBE domain-containing protein; amino-acid sequence: MKLSARNQIKGTITNIVIGSVMAKVQVDIGNDNILNSMITIDSVKELDLKAGDTVFAVIKSTEVMIGKE
- the dusB gene encoding tRNA dihydrouridine synthase DusB, with product MQPRKFGTVSFRRQPLILAPMEDVTDPPFRMLCKEMGADWVYTEFISADGLIRDADKSLQKLDINEAERPVSIQIFGAHIEAMVEAAKVAASARPDFVDINFGCPVRKVASKGAGSGIMNDVPKMVEMTRRIVQAINLPVTVKTRLGYDQKSKNIVDIAERLQDCGIAALAIHGRTRCQLYGGQADWSLIGEVKNNPRMHLPIIGNGDIIHPEMALKALNDYGVDGIMVGRASIGNPWIFREISQYLDAGKIPPPPDMQERLAICRKHIEKSVEWKGEKLALFEMRRHYSHYFKGIYNFKPYRMRLVTAPSLEALYSVLDEIAATDFTADHPARDGAGNAS
- a CDS encoding HAD family phosphatase — translated: MENIRNIVFDLGGVLFNINYQASLDAFKNLGIKDFDRLFSQASQNHLFDRFDRGEISPEGFRNEIRRLSGMQFSDQQIDDAWNAMLLDFPPHRIDLLEGLRSHYRLFLLSNTNAINYPVFQQHLKESLGLDDIDHLFEKTYLSYRIGFRKPEREAYELILRENELEGAETLFIDDSLQHVEGARKAGLKAVWLDLTKLKVADLFNWHYQLRPELDDLL
- a CDS encoding CPBP family intramembrane glutamic endopeptidase, encoding MEDRGVLGGAHPAAKLILLALLALAGIFITLIIGLLVAIPFFGQDITSLVLQGEGLDLSENLNFSRYFQTLSHIGLFVVPALAFAFLVGRRPLLYLKAWKRPFWQSLLISAVIMLAALPLVNYLMEVNLKLDLPPFLEGLEEWMRTAEEGAEEVTKMFLDVSSWQALLFNLFMIAVIPAIGEEFIFRGIVLRVLKQWFGNMHLAVWASALLFSAMHLQFFGFLPRLLLGLLLGYMFVWSRNIWVPVFAHFFNNAAAVIFYYLHFNGYIKIDIEEVGMGAGTIYYVLVSVVLLIALFAWFRNYEGRRDKRLSFD
- the mtnA gene encoding S-methyl-5-thioribose-1-phosphate isomerase; this encodes MNVNGTHYRTIWVSETDERVIRAIDQRFLPHRFVVEDLRSLKDVLIAIRDMHVRGAGLIGAAAGFGMYLAALEAPEDVSFDLYMKEAAERLNATRPTAVNLAWAVAQQLEALQAGGTPSGKRAIALQTAKAIADSDAESCRLIGTRGLPLLEEISRKKAGAPVNILTHCNAGWLAFVDYGTATAPIYAALEKGIGVHVWVDETRPRNQGASLTAWELGQQGVPHTIITDNAGGHLMQHGMVDLVIVGSDRTTHTGDVANKIGTYLKALAAKDNGIPFYVALPSSSIDWQLENGLRQIPIEQRGAEEVKYIEGLCDGDIKKVLLAPEGSPAANYAFDVTPARLVTALITERGICKPDKQSILPLFPERKH
- a CDS encoding class II aldolase/adducin family protein — translated: MDEGYIKFNCHWIKADPLPGEMLNELNSWRQKLYDLGLIGMYDNGIGFGNLSIRHPAQGFVITGSATGGLPILDERHFVWVNAFDLEQNSLECRGPVIASSESLSHAVIYQASPETQAVIHVHHPQAWNFLIEKFPTTGIEVSYGTPAMAREILLIFRESALEKEKILLMGGHPEGIITFGHSLDDAGEMLLKHLKDFL
- a CDS encoding glycosyl hydrolase 53 family protein encodes the protein MKNLLLSFFLMLFAFVSCSDDDGPDVPEGPVLEIKGADISFLPEVRQSGVVIRNADGQQEDMLVTLKNAGVNVIRLRLWKDPESPASGFATVKALSQEIKEMGMKVMIALHYSDTWADPGHQTKPAQWEGITYEQLKDSVYAYTAMVASEIQPEYIQIGNEINGGLLWPEGRYDQPEQMRELINRGIQAVRDQSPSSKIILHYAGHEYASNFFSNFTSLDYDIAGISYYPYWHGKDLIALQASLTEIANQTSKPVFIAETAYPFTLEWNDWTNNIIGQSNQLLSEFPATPEGQQAYVKRIKELMLDVEDGQGFCYWGAEWISYMGENSTNGSTWENQAFWNFSNRALPVLEIFAD
- a CDS encoding CHASE3 domain-containing protein; the encoded protein is MDNQTKGEKHIKAKVLLSYVVIVILISSILYFSFSSFRQLTQSSDALARPNPRIGMLHDIISSIYQAESNIRSYTLDEQEVHLDEYFEELSRINEMVDSLYELAAEDDFFLQTIDSVNIQLLNKTKLLEQFIELKKQDQRSVFYEKAIDEIILVTEEPPLAGTPDQNPVNQIALDSLSYSPEDIKQEKKNFFARLRDFFSRPREDNKITDEETQTEGQVLAQQIPQEISTDSTLTNFRDQEELRQAIESTLTSLDQSRIENQRHLQRMENNILLEDKKVMDRIWEYVTILENYESGNAMKVAEEAHSTVN